The following are encoded in a window of Mycolicibacterium tusciae JS617 genomic DNA:
- a CDS encoding sensor histidine kinase — protein sequence MTWRPTVQGWQNLVLAVMGVIVLAAAITAGFLQTRTDQLFDEILGEIGPMRIAAYQLQAALRDQETSVRGYAISADPQFLEPYVAGQKAEASAEQVIREHAGDRTKLLADVEAIEATSATWRSAYAEELIADVKPGVPTVIDNVTAERGKTIFDDLRQNFDAQLQHLQQERDATVAELAAVQNWRDIVLVAVVLAIAVAAILSALVIRTTVTRPLTALASSCRRITEGDFSEHIVPQGPKDIRAIAADVEDMRQRIVDELEATQTARSQLADQALELQRSNAELEQFAYVASHDLQEPLRKVTAFCQLIEKRYGDKLDERGVEYIAFAVDGAKRMQTLINDLLTFSRVGRFNSTRTDVDLGATLDAALENLETAVAESGAQIVRQGPPLPRIMGDPTLLTMVWQNLIGNAVKFRRDGVAPHIVIECEQNSNGQDKSWKMTVTDNGIGIPAEFSEKVFVVFQRLHGRDAYTGTGIGLALCKKIIEYHGGNIWIDTAYSEGTRFRFTIPSAVGAAPSAALEGTNA from the coding sequence ATGACGTGGCGACCGACGGTCCAGGGGTGGCAGAACCTGGTGCTTGCGGTCATGGGCGTCATCGTGCTCGCCGCCGCCATCACCGCGGGATTTCTGCAGACCCGGACAGACCAGCTGTTTGACGAGATCCTCGGAGAGATCGGACCGATGCGGATCGCCGCCTACCAGCTGCAGGCCGCATTGCGTGATCAGGAGACGTCGGTTCGTGGATATGCGATCTCCGCCGATCCCCAGTTCCTCGAGCCGTATGTCGCCGGGCAGAAGGCCGAAGCATCCGCAGAGCAGGTGATCCGGGAACACGCTGGAGACCGCACAAAGCTGCTCGCCGACGTGGAGGCCATCGAGGCCACGTCCGCAACGTGGCGAAGCGCCTATGCCGAGGAACTCATCGCCGACGTCAAACCCGGCGTGCCTACGGTCATCGACAATGTGACCGCCGAACGCGGGAAGACGATATTCGATGATCTCCGCCAGAACTTCGACGCACAGCTCCAACACCTGCAGCAAGAGCGTGACGCCACGGTCGCCGAACTTGCGGCGGTGCAGAATTGGCGGGACATCGTTCTGGTCGCGGTAGTCCTTGCGATCGCCGTCGCCGCCATCCTGTCGGCTTTGGTGATCAGAACCACCGTCACGCGCCCGCTCACCGCCCTGGCCAGCTCATGCAGGAGAATCACCGAGGGCGACTTCAGCGAGCACATCGTGCCCCAAGGCCCCAAAGACATTCGCGCGATCGCGGCCGACGTCGAGGACATGCGTCAACGGATCGTCGACGAGCTCGAAGCCACCCAGACGGCGCGAAGCCAACTGGCCGATCAGGCTCTTGAACTGCAGAGGTCGAACGCCGAACTCGAGCAGTTCGCGTACGTCGCGTCGCACGACCTTCAGGAGCCACTGCGCAAGGTGACCGCGTTCTGCCAACTCATCGAGAAGAGATACGGCGACAAGCTCGACGAGCGAGGCGTCGAGTACATCGCGTTCGCCGTCGACGGCGCCAAGCGTATGCAGACGCTGATCAACGATCTGCTCACCTTTTCTCGCGTCGGTCGGTTCAATTCGACGCGTACCGACGTCGACCTCGGCGCCACCCTGGACGCCGCACTCGAAAACCTGGAGACCGCCGTCGCCGAGTCCGGCGCGCAGATCGTTCGCCAGGGGCCGCCGCTACCGCGGATCATGGGGGACCCCACCCTGCTGACGATGGTGTGGCAGAACCTCATCGGCAATGCGGTCAAGTTCCGGCGCGACGGCGTCGCGCCACACATCGTCATCGAGTGCGAACAGAACTCGAACGGGCAAGACAAGTCGTGGAAGATGACGGTGACCGACAACGGCATCGGCATTCCCGCGGAGTTCTCCGAGAAGGTGTTTGTGGTCTTCCAGCGCCTGCACGGCCGCGACGCCTACACCGGTACCGGTATCGGGCTCGCTCTGTGCAAGAAGATCATTGAATACCACGGCGGCAACATCTGGATCGACACCGCCTATTCCGAGGGAACCCGGTTTCGATTCACCATCCCCTCCGCTGTGGGCGCGGCCCCCTCAGCCGCTCTGGAAGGAACGAACGCATGA
- a CDS encoding response regulator — MTPAGRAIDVLLIEDDPGDELITREAFEHNKIKNKLHVAHDGEEGLDFLYRRGAHKNAPRPDLVLLDLNLPKYDGRQLLERIKTDPDLCHIPVVVLTTSSAEEDILRSYKLHANAYVTKPVELDEFMHVVRQIDEFFVQVVRLPPQV; from the coding sequence ATGACGCCAGCCGGTCGGGCCATCGACGTCTTGCTCATCGAGGACGATCCGGGAGACGAGCTGATCACCCGAGAAGCCTTCGAGCACAACAAGATCAAGAACAAGCTGCACGTCGCCCACGACGGTGAGGAGGGGCTGGACTTCCTGTACCGACGCGGGGCCCATAAGAATGCGCCACGACCGGATCTGGTGCTGCTCGATTTGAACCTGCCGAAATACGACGGCCGCCAGCTGCTCGAGCGGATCAAGACCGACCCGGATCTCTGCCACATCCCCGTGGTGGTTTTGACGACGTCCTCGGCGGAAGAGGACATCCTGCGCAGCTACAAGCTGCACGCCAATGCCTACGTCACCAAGCCGGTCGAACTGGATGAGTTCATGCACGTAGTGCGTCAGATCGACGAGTTCTTCGTTCAGGTGGTCCGGCTGCCGCCGCAGGTCTGA
- a CDS encoding ATP-binding protein, with translation MAIDACSRPVESLRIEVPAVAERLAEIRRRLAVWLEPIGVSATGIADIVLVVNEACTNCIEHAYRGIAAGPILVDANHERGQILVDVADHGVWQAPPTQPSTRGRGLPIMRAVSALVDVKSSPGGTTVRLKFDAPPQTCGGSRTT, from the coding sequence GTGGCAATAGATGCGTGCTCGCGACCAGTTGAGTCGCTCCGCATCGAGGTTCCCGCGGTTGCCGAGCGACTCGCCGAAATCCGCCGCCGACTGGCTGTCTGGCTCGAGCCGATAGGGGTATCTGCCACCGGCATCGCGGACATCGTGCTCGTCGTCAACGAGGCCTGCACCAACTGCATCGAGCACGCGTACCGCGGCATCGCTGCGGGGCCGATCCTCGTCGATGCGAATCACGAACGCGGACAGATCCTCGTGGACGTCGCCGATCACGGCGTCTGGCAGGCACCCCCGACCCAGCCGAGCACCCGCGGCCGCGGACTGCCGATCATGCGCGCGGTGAGCGCGCTCGTGGACGTCAAGTCGTCGCCCGGGGGCACCACCGTGCGACTGAAGTTCGACGCGCCCCCTCAGACCTGCGGCGGCAGCCGGACCACCTGA
- a CDS encoding DUF732 domain-containing protein produces the protein MKLVFNSMAAALATAAAAVTLAPPAGADSVAYLVNVHVRPGYNFPNAEAAIGYGNTICDRVAAKMGYAQLVDQVKADFHTADYYQGAYLINQAVNELCPAQIWQLRQSAGGYTLPAV, from the coding sequence ATGAAGCTGGTCTTCAACTCAATGGCTGCCGCGCTGGCGACCGCCGCAGCCGCCGTGACACTGGCGCCGCCGGCCGGCGCCGACAGTGTCGCCTACCTAGTCAACGTGCACGTGCGGCCCGGCTACAACTTCCCGAACGCCGAGGCTGCGATCGGCTACGGCAACACCATCTGCGACCGGGTCGCGGCCAAAATGGGTTACGCGCAGCTCGTCGACCAGGTGAAGGCCGACTTCCACACGGCCGACTACTACCAGGGCGCATACCTGATCAACCAGGCCGTCAACGAGCTGTGTCCTGCGCAAATCTGGCAGCTGCGCCAGTCCGCCGGCGGTTACACCCTTCCTGCAGTCTGA
- a CDS encoding lipoprotein LpqH yields MKRGFVVAVGGMAILVAGLSGCSSDDKKSETTGETSSAAAAEGKSTVTIDGQDQAVQGTVVCSSMGGNMNIAIGDAATGIAAVVSEGDEPTVQSVGLGNVNGVTLGYQTGTGQGEAKAEKDGSTYKISGTATGVDMANPMQPVNKPFEIEVSCP; encoded by the coding sequence GTGAAGCGTGGGTTCGTAGTCGCCGTGGGCGGCATGGCTATCCTCGTCGCCGGCCTGTCCGGGTGTTCGTCGGACGACAAGAAATCTGAGACCACCGGCGAGACGTCGTCCGCCGCGGCGGCGGAGGGTAAGTCCACCGTCACGATCGATGGTCAGGACCAGGCGGTCCAGGGCACGGTCGTCTGCAGCTCAATGGGTGGAAACATGAACATCGCAATCGGTGACGCCGCCACGGGCATCGCGGCGGTGGTCAGCGAGGGTGATGAACCCACGGTGCAGTCGGTGGGTCTTGGCAACGTCAACGGCGTGACGCTGGGCTATCAGACCGGCACCGGCCAGGGCGAGGCCAAGGCTGAGAAGGACGGCAGCACCTACAAGATCTCCGGCACCGCCACCGGTGTGGACATGGCCAACCCGATGCAGCCGGTGAACAAGCCATTCGAAATCGAGGTCAGCTGCCCCTAG
- a CDS encoding lipoprotein LpqH — protein sequence MRIRLVACAATALAVAGCSSGPPEYQPGPGMLVAGTAQVTVNGQDAGTTDAVQCDSTGTLTTITTGDQASGVIAMVSNKDQLTAESVAIRDLGGFTGSYNAGFSDDAEVTMNGRTYEISGTADGFDTDSPSFRKSGTFAIKVSC from the coding sequence GTGAGAATTCGCCTGGTCGCCTGCGCCGCGACCGCACTCGCGGTGGCAGGTTGCTCGTCGGGACCGCCGGAGTACCAGCCGGGCCCCGGAATGCTCGTCGCAGGCACCGCGCAAGTGACCGTCAACGGCCAGGACGCGGGCACCACCGATGCCGTCCAGTGCGACTCGACCGGGACGCTCACCACCATCACGACGGGCGATCAGGCCAGCGGCGTCATCGCGATGGTGTCCAACAAAGACCAGCTCACCGCGGAATCGGTGGCCATCCGCGACCTCGGCGGTTTCACCGGCAGCTACAACGCCGGGTTCAGTGACGACGCGGAAGTCACGATGAACGGCCGCACGTATGAGATCTCCGGCACCGCTGACGGCTTCGACACCGACAGCCCCAGCTTCCGGAAATCCGGCACTTTCGCCATCAAAGTGTCCTGTTAG
- the tgt gene encoding tRNA guanosine(34) transglycosylase Tgt: MAAPNTPAPRDSSAPFFSIDAQLPGRPGRAGLIRTAHGDIHTPAFIPVGTQATVKAVLPETMRDLGAQAILANAYHLYLQPGPDIVAEAGGLGTFMNWPGPTFTDSGGFQVLSLGAGFRKVLAMDTERVQADDIIAEGKERLANVDDDGVTFRSHLDGSTHRFTPEGSIRIQHQLGADIIFAFDELTTLVNTRDYQERSVQRTHEWAVRCVVEHRRLIAGAPERPAQALFGVVQGAQYEDLRRAAARGLTAIVGEDGVGFDGYGIGGALEKQNLATIVGWVTSELPDDKPRHLLGISEPDDLFAAVAAGADTFDCVSPSRVARNAAVYSTTGRFNITNARYRRDFTPIDAECDCYTCGHYTRAYLHHLFKAKEILSATLCTIHNERFVVRMVDQIRAAIRAGEFDELRAEVLGQYYSSP, encoded by the coding sequence GTGGCCGCCCCGAATACTCCTGCTCCGAGAGACTCGTCGGCGCCGTTTTTCAGCATTGACGCCCAGTTGCCCGGCCGACCTGGCCGCGCGGGGTTGATCCGAACGGCGCACGGAGACATCCACACTCCGGCGTTCATTCCGGTCGGCACCCAGGCGACCGTAAAGGCGGTGCTGCCGGAGACCATGAGAGATCTTGGTGCACAAGCGATTCTGGCGAATGCCTACCACCTGTACCTGCAGCCGGGGCCTGACATCGTGGCGGAAGCCGGGGGGCTCGGCACATTCATGAACTGGCCGGGCCCCACATTCACCGACAGCGGCGGATTCCAGGTGCTCTCGCTGGGAGCAGGTTTCCGCAAAGTGCTGGCGATGGACACCGAACGTGTGCAGGCCGACGACATCATCGCCGAAGGCAAGGAACGACTCGCCAACGTCGACGACGACGGGGTGACCTTCCGATCGCACCTTGACGGCTCGACCCACCGCTTCACCCCGGAAGGGTCGATCCGGATCCAGCACCAACTCGGCGCGGACATCATTTTCGCGTTCGACGAGCTGACCACGCTGGTGAACACCCGTGACTACCAGGAACGGTCGGTCCAACGCACCCACGAGTGGGCCGTGCGCTGTGTAGTCGAGCATCGTCGGCTCATCGCCGGGGCACCCGAGCGGCCCGCGCAGGCCCTGTTCGGCGTCGTGCAGGGCGCGCAATACGAGGATCTGCGCAGAGCCGCGGCGCGCGGGCTGACCGCGATCGTCGGCGAGGACGGCGTCGGGTTCGACGGCTACGGCATCGGCGGGGCGCTGGAGAAGCAGAACCTGGCCACCATCGTCGGCTGGGTCACCAGCGAGCTGCCCGACGACAAGCCGCGTCACCTCCTGGGCATCAGTGAGCCCGACGATCTGTTCGCCGCCGTCGCGGCGGGGGCCGACACCTTCGACTGCGTGTCGCCGTCGCGGGTGGCACGCAACGCCGCCGTGTACTCGACGACGGGGCGGTTCAACATCACCAATGCGCGGTACCGGCGCGACTTCACGCCGATCGACGCCGAATGCGACTGCTATACCTGCGGGCATTACACCCGGGCCTATCTGCATCACCTGTTCAAGGCCAAGGAGATCCTGTCCGCGACGCTGTGCACGATCCATAACGAGCGGTTCGTCGTCCGGATGGTCGACCAGATTCGCGCGGCGATCAGGGCGGGCGAGTTCGATGAGCTCCGCGCAGAAGTCCTGGGCCAGTACTACTCGTCGCCGTAA